A segment of the Anoplolepis gracilipes chromosome 14, ASM4749672v1, whole genome shotgun sequence genome:
ATTGAATGGAATtcacattacattttattaaattcctcatccctgaaatgaaaaatttatttagaaatctcATGCTTgaattcttcattttttttaaattttgtgtttttatttaatattttaataactctctctctctctctctctctatatatatatatatatatatatatatatatatatatatattttattattgaatacaATAAATCATATGATATTGGATATGTTCTGGTATACACTCTcagtattaaaaatctatagtttttacaaattatagatttttaatgcTGGCAGTATATATTGGAACATACctattatatcttaaaattgaattttatcattCATCTTTTTAGAACATTTAgtaatgtacaaatattattattattattattattattattatttttatttttattattattattattattattattataaatttatataaacctaattatttttttccttcgcaagatagaaaattaaaaagcgtattacaaaaatcattaattatctaatttacaaGATTTACTTTTCGAACTCTTCTGATTCCCTAGGAGGATCAGCTTTTTTAAATCCATTCTTGATGGCGCTACCGACTGCAGAAGTGTAGACGAGCAGAGAACAGAGAGCAGAGCGCACACACCGAACATCGAACATCGAACTCTTCATTCTTCACTCTTCACTCTTCACGATTCATTCAATGGCAGAACCGGTCTAACCATCGTGCAAAGTGTGCGCGAGACGTCCGTCTACTAGAGAAGAGGAATAATCTCTCGCGTTACGTTTTATTGCTCTTTGACTCGCACAGCAGATACATTGTGACTGATATTTCTATCGAGCGGTAAGTCTTTGACATTTTGTGACCGGctaattatactaaaaattccaaattcgCATTTTGTGTATTCCGGATTCCGGCATGACGTTTGCGTCCCGCGTCTCGCGTCCCGCGTCCCGCGTCCCGCGTCCCGCGTATCAGCTTTCGGCGTGATCGAGCAATGACAGTTTTACGTAATCGTTGATGCGATCGAACGGCGAGATGGACGGATACGGGGTGCGATCGACGAGTACGAGATACTCAAGTTTCCTTGACGTTTTATGTTATCAAATACAATCGAGAAAAATACATGTTGCGTCATCGACTTTACGAGTGATCTGACATAAATAGATTGCAATAATTGAGTGTGGCACTATCgtacgtatgtacatgtaaCGAGCTAATAATTTAGTAAAGTCACATTATTATACTGTGGTAAAGTTGTTACGTGGTCTGTAAAGTGAGTTTACTACTTGTTCAGTCTtatgtatgttataaaaaaaaaaaaaaagtatatcgcaaTATCATAGCTAGATTGTCGCGGAGGAATTTACGTGTCAATTGAAAGAGTCAATAAAGCAAGTAAATTAAACAAGAGATAATTTGACACGATTGTCGGATAACGGTAGATTTAATAATGTGCTTTATTGTTTTGTAAAGTCGTTGAATATCATCACTAGATTAACACtggattatatttaaaaagtatatatgagattataaaaatgtaatatgtgcatatattatgtattatatacttgAGTTTTCAATGCTACAAGATATGTTCCTCTTGATTAAAGCATTcagcttttataaatattatttcagaccaagtataaatataaattgaaaaatattgtgcgCAGTAtgtgttgaaataaaaattatgtgcaactttatatcaattttagattttacattttataaaacgtcTAACGAATAATTCTATAGCCgatcttttaattaagaattttatatttattttatatatatctattaagtcacatttatacatttcatataaatataatttataaaaaaagaaaggttatatgtatatatatatatatattcttttttcaagttaaacaatattttaattataactttaatttgATACTTTATAGAATATGGCAGAAATAAAAACCTTACAATGGGCCGATTATCTGGTTATAGCAATTATGCTGTGCATAAGTGTTGGAATTGGTATTTATTACAGATTCAGCGGAGGACGTCAGAAAACAATGGAGGTATGTGGTAAACGAatattgttgttttttttttttcttttttttttttgaggaaGGTTTTTTCAAAACTAAAATGACTCTCTTCAAACGTTTTGttacaatacaataatatatgttttacaggaatattttattgcaagtCGATCAATGGGCATTGTACCTGTTGCCGTTGCTTTAGTGGTATCTTTCATGTCTGCTATCACATTGCTTGGAGTATCCgctgaaaattatacatatggaACACAGTTTGTTGTAATAAACATATCGTACTTAATAGGTACTCCAATTGTATGCTATGGATTCTTACCAGTTTTCTTCAAATTACAAGCAACCAGCGCTTATGAGGTTtgtgcaaaatttaataaatattgctaTAGTTATGATAATTGTGAATCGTTATTACACATttgaaagtattatttattttagtactTAGAAAAACGTTTTGGAGTAAAAACTAGGATGATGGCTAGTTTTGTTTATTGGGTTCAACTGCTATTGTACTCAGGGGTGGTACTTTATGCTCCTTCTTTAGCTTTGGAAGCAACAACGGGAATTTCTAAAACCGccagtattattattatcggcCTCGTCTGTGCCTTTTATTCGAGTATAGGCGGCATTAAGGCCGTTCTGATAACAGATGTATTTCAAGCTTTACTTATGTTTGCTGCAGTCTTTGTTGTTATTGGCATAGCTGCGAATGAAACTGGAAGTTTAAAAGAGATATGGAACATAGCAAAGCAAGGGCATCGAATCGAATTTGATAGGTATTGTATTTGCTCTtctattaattgtttattgttgaattgtaatattttatcacatcTATTCATATTCTTATTACAGCATTTCTGCCGATCCAACAGTAAGGCATACCTGGTGGTCTCTTATCATTGGTGGTTTAGgtacatttttatcaatttatggAGTAAACCAAGTACAAATACAACGTTCATTAACTGTGAAGTAAGTTTTTTAGCATAGTGATTTAAGTGGCACacactaaattaataattatattaaaattttaataatttagtgtATATGTtagtgtaaattatatataacatattaaataatctttgtttttatcttatttattttattaaatattttttttaaacttctcttttattaataaaattaatttttttttatttaatattaaacaaattttattttagaaatatacagGCTTCACAAAAAGCCTTGTGGTTATCTTGGCCTATTCTATCAGTTCTTTCACTCACAACTTGTTTCTCAGGATTGgcaatatatagtaaatatcaCACTTGTGATCCAACTCGTCAGGGAAGAATTTCTTCACCTGATATGCTTATGCCACTATATGTTATGGACACGATGTCTAATATACCTGGTTTGCCAGGTCTCTTTATTGCAGGTAATATATTTCTGAGGACGTATTTTTATCacgtattttgttttaaagtcTTAGTAACttctttagaaattacaattacagaaattaaaataattataaaaataaaggcatttaataagaatagaaatatctaaaaaaattttaaataataattttaaaacaatattagaaataattacagtGTTAATCtggaatatttaacatatttctaGGTATATTTAGTGCAGGGCTTAGCACAATTTCTGCAGCGTTAAATTCTTTAGCAGCAGTAACATTAGAGGATTATATGAAACCTATATATAGAAAGTGTACAGGTCGTGAATTGTCTTCTACAAAGTCAACCTCTATTGCTAAAGTGCTTGCTTTTATGTTTGGCATTATTTCCATTGCTTTGGCATTTTTAGCACAATTATTGGGCGGAGTACTTCAAGTAagtcgagaaaaaaatcatgaaattaCAAAGGAAATCACAAGAAATTAAgccaataaaaatttaatttatttgttaatataaaactattataaatataatttatttattattatttattcataaatgcatttaaatttgttattaacgGTACGTGTATTATCATAGGCAGGCTTAACTATTTTTGGAGTAGTTGGTGGACCATTATTAGGTGTTTTCACGCTTGGCATGGGCACCGAATCGGCGACGGAAGGCGGTGTGATAATTAGTTGTGTTACCGCGCTTACGTTTGTGTTTTGGATGGCTTTTGGTCAACCGCGTCCGATGCCACCTATGTTATCAACGACTGTCGAAGGCTGTGATATACATAATACTCTCGCAAACATAACAGTATCCGTTTCACAAAACGTCACACACTTTTCCAAGTGAGTAATTTCCAAGTGAGctaaaattacttaatctATGTATCTAAGATGTTAGCGTCTTAAAGaactgttatatttttttttcagaagcaCTGGTGATAgttcgtatttttatttgtatcgtATTTCATACATGTGGTATGCTCCTCTTGGATTTTTAATAACGTTCATCGTTGGCCTAATTATCAGTGGCCTGTCTCGTTTGTTTATCAAAGATCAAAATGACAAATTGGATCCTAATTTATTCTTTCCTGTGATAGCACGACGTATACGTTATAGGCGACGTAAAGATGAAGAACTCAATGATATAGCAAATTATGCATTAGAGAAAAAGTATTCTTTTAGCAAAACAATCCACCAGAAGGACAGTGATGATAAAATGTGtacaaaactttaatttaagatctaaaaagattaataagcATTAGACATTCCGTATCAGGCAAGTATGTGGgaagaaaacataaaaattaaaaagcatttttcatCATCGTATTTATAagacaataatattatgattattttgaaCGTTGGATTTTAGTAAATCTTATCTTTGACTTGTGTAGGTAATTTACTGTGAGAAAATTcacttatatttaatatttttaacataattttttatctttgtctAAAATTAAAGCTCTTTCgtgtaaatacaaataaaaataagtaaactGGGCAAATAAGAACTACGCGTAATAAACGCAAATAACATattaagagtaaaaaaaattcaacttaTTTGATATCATGTATACGTTTTGATTTTCTTCGAGCCATCttcgaattaataaaaaatgacattagGAAGAAATAACCTAATgtatgaaatagaaaattcttagaaaatataattaaatatatttatatcacagatttctgtgtgtgtgtttatattcatatatataatatatagaaatctgGTTCATACATTACGTTATGTCCTCAGATTagcaacttttattaatttgtgctAATTTGTAATGAATATGGCCCGAAAAAACCGAaacgtatattaaataagttgaacttttttactcttaataatatatatatatattacttgcatttattactattacgCGTGGCTCTTATATTTGCTaggttatttctttttttttatatttataacttttttataaaactagatAATTTTGTGTATTGTATTGCAACGAATGTCTTCCATACTATATTTGCACTGCCAGTTTTTACTTTTCATGAATAGAATTTTTGAACACAAAATACAGTTTGCATACAGTGtactataattttgttatgaaacatttttatgtgcGTGCAAATGATAGAAAAGTTTAGTTCcttttacataaaaacataaatgtacTTGAAAGAGAGCTATTTCTTAgggtattttgacaatattttagataatagaaaaaaagtttttgaaattagtatcatcattatcatcaCTATCATATTCATgtattatcattattcatGTAATAGCggttgtaataataaaatttctggagaaaaggatttaaatatattatatgcttgGTGTTGTTTAAGTATagctgtttaaaaattttaacaagacTTTATAAATTCAAGATAGAATTGTTAAGCCAGGGCAGCATTATTTCTGTACAATAATGTAATTGTAAcagttgtatttatttataccgaTTTTATTGTTCTTGCTActaatagtatttaaaataatcaaccATAATTTTAAGGTCTTGAAAAAGAGAcacaaattttagaaattgtatttaatagatttacaAGAGagtgatatttattaacattgttatatagtgttatgtaaatatatattatcaacattcagaaaaatatatgattatgatAAAGATTGGTACTTAAAGAATTAACAAAACATAATcatttatgtttatacataAAGTAACATGTATCAAGAGTGcagtatttgtttaaataaataatttttattatattaaaaaaacaattgttaTTGTACATAATACCATGCCGAGttgtaattgttatttaattaattgttatttaattaagaaataaaaacatgaacgatattattttataatataatatatattatagtatagatagtattataatttttagttataatcaATAACCAAGTGAGATCgtctaattattaaaatttatataataattgcaacaatTAACTGcaaactttttcaaaaatttgcgtttaatatattttgtattaagtaGGAATCTACGAAATATTTGGTAgtattaattaagtttattatttcagttttttGCCATAAAATCCATGGATAAAATAGTATCCAATAATTCTGAAACATTCAATGGAAATAGGAAAAATTTCTGCTTCTTAAATATCTTGAGAAACTGAAATTCAAATGGCATCTTTATTATCTATGATATATAACCATATGCTTTTCTTTGAGgtctttctaatatatttaaatggatGAAAAAAACTggagttatatttaaaaaataagacaaaGTAGAGAGGAAGAAACCCCAAGGTGGCCACGCAAAAGCTTCTAGTTCGTTTGGATTGATTCGCCAGATTGAACCAACGACAGTCAGTTGAAACCAGTTTCAATTTATGCGACTTCGCCAGATCGCTGAGATCTGTCggagctctctctctctctctctctctctctctctctctctctctctctgtgagTCTGTAGgtcctttttaattatttttccactGACACGTCTCACAGGTCTGTAAAATAACACCTAATCTTTGGCTTCTCTTCCTAGACCCCCTAGACGGGGTGGCTGGGCCATTTGTTAATGATCAATTAAGTAGAATTATAAAACCTGTCATCACTTCGCTGCTTGCGTCAAATATCTCGATGGCTATCCTTGATATGCACTCCTGACGCGTCTCTGGTTTAATTCAacgttttgcaattttttcattgCGATATTATGGTTTAAACTTTAGAAGATAAAAACAACTTTCCAAGTGCAGtttatatttagaatcaatatgtaaaatagGCCTACGCACTCAtttgacaaattaataaaattaaaaaagatatttctgaaatatagattttttaaaattattattcattattttatcgcacaatataatttgcaggaaataagaataatttttacttaacggttaaatgtttattgtattatataaatcttatctaCAAGATGAacatacctatatatttaaacattgataaattacaaaataaattacattaattgacataattaattaacactcGGAGATCATGTGATCAGCTGCATCGATTTCTTCTCcccgcccccccccctctctctctctctcctttctatctctctctttctctttctcttttctcctttttttttccttatttattatttcgcgaagaattttctttctcattctctctttcttcattCTCATGCtttctttgtattatttttgacaaCATGTTAGACTGTCTTTGACTTTCGATGACAACAGTCCTTTATAGGTGTGTACAATACGTTCGATTTTAGCTTCGCAGAAATAAAGTCATTATTTCGTGTAAAATGATCgcatctaattgtaagaatgatgtgtgaaattataataatttgttttcagtgcgataatatatacacgttTGTGtgatatgttaattttaatattaaatcaaactCACAAGTGTTTTGTTGATGTCACGTGATCCATTACAACAATTTCTATTAATGATTTGTTtccttataaataattctacgaTTTTACAACACATCTGTAAGATCATccgcaattaaaatttcatggAAGGTGAGTagtaataagtaaaatttgtttaaaaaagtcatctttattgctttaaatcttaaatacaaatcttaaaaacaaatttttcgatGAATTAGCGCACTTGaggttttcttttaaattaatgaaagtttattaaattttgttcccttttaatttacaaatttctgacaaatatcaattttattttgccaaTAATGTTGacgatttttactttaataaaagaaacgtGCAACATATGTgtgaataaatcaataataaataatcggtCAATTAACATTGCAATGTATTGCAATTCATATTAGTCATATCCGAGGAATCGTGATTGGAGTTATTAGCGCATAGAAAtgcattgaataaaattgttaactaCACTTCGTCGATGTTAATCGGTATTATCTAGTTAAATCTGCACATGCTGCGTGTAGATGTTCCAAAAATGACTCGTTTTATGCAAAACACAGGTTTCAATAATAAtcgatttaaagaaatatggtGATGCTTTTAAGACAATCGATGAATTTGTTATTaagattgttttttatttttaagataaaataatttaatttttattcaaaaaattatttataatttcaaatagaaGAGAAAAGCACAAATCGTTTTAGGAATGtatctttgtatatatgttttttatatgaaaaacactaaaagtgataaatattcatatatacatataatataatcacagATATTTTAACAGATTTCAATGATTGTTTGCTTTCGTCATAAATTCGAGATGATGACCAATTAATTGCACGCTTTATCCGATTTCGATTTCGACTAAcgtcttaatattatatgcatgTTAAAAATCCCCGTCTCTACCtggtttatttaatattctgtaAACTGTAACCGGTTAAATGTGGACTTAGCCGGATTTTCACACGTGCTGCGAGTTATATTGGACGTACGACATTGGTTTCCTGTCAGAGCTTATATCGGCTATTAGACGAATGATTCATAATTGACCGTGATATCACGAAATTATATAGTGAAATATATCGTTTAAGAAGaagagataatttaataatatgtttacacATACATTAATTTccttaagtaaaaaaaaagagaaaaaggaaataaataagaattaaagaaaaaattatttttacacgcgaatctcaaaatatttaaataattttaacatttttttatatatatttcctacATTCATAATTATGCCTATAAGTCATGATTTTGAATGTAATATAGATGCGCAATATCCAAGGACACgtgtcttttctcttttttgtgTATCCTTTGTATTATTTCGTCATGCAAAATAAATCGCTTttatatacgatttttttatagaatcaGATATTCAGCTGAACAAAACTTCATctacattatttgaatatattttttaagtatccGCTATTTAACGATGTGTAGTCACgcttatttgattttataagaATTGGAGGTTTGGGAATTTTACCCGCGTtcgaaaattttcttattttcggtcattacgataattaattataaaaattttgaatacaaaatatattgtagaatatGATAGAGATATAGCActgttttttgtttattgatacttaataattagtcatataactttaaatttcttttatttctatgtTGCATACCTATgtgtaaattaacaaataatattttatttcttataaaattaatgtattatataatataatgcaaaattattaatttttacaatataatacaagCTCATTACTTATTAccaaaaatttcattactttatatttaatctctctattatttatcaaaactaCGTTATTAAGTCATGcctaataaaatgcataatttttatcaaaaattttattattttatatttaatcttgcTCTATTATTTGTCAAAACTGTGTTATTAGTCATAcctaataaaatgcataagcaataataataatgaacaaTATTATCGCTAAATTATCAGAATATAAAGGAGACAAAGAAAACAcgtgttttatacaaatttgatTGAAGATATCAAAGTCTACGAgcacgtaaaattataaaatcgtataaatCATGAAAGCAATATGTGACAacaattatgcaatttatcaTTGATGCGATTTAACAACAGGacgattgttattattttggcGAGTTTCACATTGAAACCAGTCACACGTAGTAGTAGGGGGATGATCGTTCGTATAAAGGCGCACACGTGACAATTAAAACGATCAGTCTCGATTCCGTTCTCCGTTTAATCCGTAGATTTTCGCTGCGTGGAAATTAAGGGGGACCAAAAGTGGAAGTTGGAAGTCGAAGTCGCGCCAAGATTCTACAAATACCTCCATATTTTAAGTCGGAAAAACCGCGTGTCCTTTCAAAGGGGGGACGAGCAGACTCTCGCGAAAGAGCGAGAGGTTTCGATCAAAGCGAACTTATTAGCCGATCATATATGCGTTACATTAGGAAAACGAGCAAAATCATTCAACTACAATTTCGTACGTTCTTATCGGCTGG
Coding sequences within it:
- the LOC140673293 gene encoding putative sodium-dependent multivitamin transporter; translated protein: MAEIKTLQWADYLVIAIMLCISVGIGIYYRFSGGRQKTMEEYFIASRSMGIVPVAVALVVSFMSAITLLGVSAENYTYGTQFVVINISYLIGTPIVCYGFLPVFFKLQATSAYEYLEKRFGVKTRMMASFVYWVQLLLYSGVVLYAPSLALEATTGISKTASIIIIGLVCAFYSSIGGIKAVLITDVFQALLMFAAVFVVIGIAANETGSLKEIWNIAKQGHRIEFDSISADPTVRHTWWSLIIGGLGTFLSIYGVNQVQIQRSLTVKNIQASQKALWLSWPILSVLSLTTCFSGLAIYSKYHTCDPTRQGRISSPDMLMPLYVMDTMSNIPGLPGLFIAGIFSAGLSTISAALNSLAAVTLEDYMKPIYRKCTGRELSSTKSTSIAKVLAFMFGIISIALAFLAQLLGGVLQAGLTIFGVVGGPLLGVFTLGMGTESATEGGVIISCVTALTFVFWMAFGQPRPMPPMLSTTVEGCDIHNTLANITVSVSQNVTHFSKSTGDSSYFYLYRISYMWYAPLGFLITFIVGLIISGLSRLFIKDQNDKLDPNLFFPVIARRIRYRRRKDEELNDIANYALEKKYSFSKTIHQKDSDDKMCTKL